Proteins found in one Aquibium microcysteis genomic segment:
- a CDS encoding ATP-grasp domain-containing protein, with the protein MDSVIYKLSESRSAFSCTVVTPEHSAVSICNSKLETYRILQNSVKTPKIYARSEDVDKFPVYLKPDVGYGGRRHRLCSDREAVESYIRENPDCIILEYLPGQEYTIDCFTRSDGRLLLVEPRERNRIVNGISASSEAFAGERFEFEEIANSINSLLRMRGAWFFQAKRDYQGRLTLMEVACRIAGSSGVNRLSGINLPLLTLFDFSDTLVRLPNGNKTEYRAHRALEYKAIVDVNYASVYVDLDDCLIIENSLNITLVTFLFQAAASGKRIVLITRSSRPVRPVLSNYRISELFDEIIHLVNGEKKSRYISRDSIFVDDSFEEREEVLMALNIPVYAPDALSFFTR; encoded by the coding sequence ATGGACAGCGTAATATACAAGCTAAGTGAGTCTCGGAGCGCCTTTAGTTGTACTGTTGTAACTCCTGAACATAGTGCGGTAAGTATTTGCAACTCAAAACTTGAAACATACCGGATATTGCAGAATAGTGTGAAGACTCCCAAGATCTACGCACGATCTGAAGATGTTGATAAATTTCCTGTTTACCTCAAGCCTGATGTGGGATATGGAGGGCGACGGCACAGACTATGCTCGGACCGGGAAGCCGTAGAATCATATATTCGCGAGAATCCAGACTGCATAATACTTGAGTATCTGCCCGGCCAGGAATATACTATAGATTGCTTTACTCGCTCTGATGGTCGGTTACTGCTGGTGGAGCCGCGAGAGCGTAATAGGATTGTAAATGGAATCAGTGCCTCTTCGGAAGCCTTTGCCGGAGAAAGATTCGAGTTTGAAGAGATCGCTAACTCGATCAACAGTCTGCTCAGAATGCGCGGCGCGTGGTTTTTCCAGGCGAAGCGGGACTACCAGGGGCGGCTTACTCTGATGGAAGTCGCGTGCCGTATCGCTGGAAGTTCGGGTGTAAATCGTCTCAGCGGGATAAATTTACCCCTTTTAACGCTGTTTGACTTCAGTGATACACTGGTTCGTCTACCGAATGGGAATAAAACTGAATATAGAGCTCACAGAGCTTTGGAGTATAAAGCGATTGTCGATGTTAATTATGCTTCGGTTTATGTCGATCTGGACGACTGTCTCATAATTGAAAATTCTCTTAATATCACTTTGGTGACCTTTTTGTTCCAGGCCGCGGCTTCTGGAAAGCGGATCGTGCTGATCACTCGTTCCTCTCGCCCAGTTCGACCTGTACTCAGTAATTATCGCATATCCGAATTGTTTGATGAAATAATACATCTGGTAAACGGTGAAAAAAAATCCCGTTATATTTCACGAGATTCGATCTTTGTGGATGATTCATTTGAAGAAAGGGAGGAAGTATTAATGGCGCTTAATATTCCGGTCTACGCGCCGGACGCTTTATCATTTTTCACGCGATAG
- a CDS encoding TylF/MycF/NovP-related O-methyltransferase, protein MEKIGTEYTSGGDKNSSESLRSEYYKLIPRMGPNWHRHALIGVKVEALSRVLYYADLYKKILDVPGLICEFGVQWGSSTVTLSNLRSIFEPFNVSRTLVSFDTFEGFPHVDAQDGLYSEIGDYSTESGYEETLERLVALHEAAAPMPHVKKHEIIKGDVSSTLPEWLERNPHAVVAMAVLDMDLYKPTRDTLQLISDRLVRGSVIVFDEFNCKQFPGETLAMREVIGYKNLRFMRSPFQPYCSWAVWE, encoded by the coding sequence ATGGAAAAAATTGGCACAGAGTACACGTCTGGTGGGGATAAAAACTCGTCGGAATCACTTAGATCTGAGTACTACAAGCTGATCCCCAGAATGGGCCCCAATTGGCATCGGCATGCGCTTATCGGGGTTAAAGTTGAAGCTCTGTCGAGAGTTTTGTATTATGCAGATCTATATAAAAAGATCCTAGATGTACCTGGTTTAATATGCGAATTCGGCGTCCAGTGGGGATCTAGTACTGTAACATTGTCAAATTTGCGTAGTATATTCGAACCGTTCAATGTTAGTCGTACTCTGGTTTCATTCGATACTTTTGAAGGTTTCCCGCACGTGGATGCCCAAGATGGGTTATATTCTGAGATTGGCGACTACAGTACCGAATCTGGATACGAAGAAACTCTGGAGCGCCTCGTCGCTCTGCATGAGGCGGCTGCGCCGATGCCTCATGTGAAAAAGCATGAGATAATCAAAGGCGATGTCAGCTCTACGCTACCGGAATGGCTCGAACGAAATCCCCATGCAGTCGTAGCGATGGCTGTACTTGACATGGACCTTTACAAACCGACGCGCGATACCCTTCAGCTGATTAGCGATCGCCTAGTTAGAGGGTCAGTTATTGTTTTCGACGAATTCAATTGTAAACAATTCCCTGGGGAAACTTTGGCTATGCGAGAGGTCATTGGGTACAAGAATCTACGGTTTATGCGCTCACCTTTTCAACCCTACTGTTCGTGGGCTGTCTGGGAATAG
- a CDS encoding lipopolysaccharide biosynthesis protein, translating into MPDKANAISATVWSAADILLRQGVQFGISIVLARLLSPEAFGTIALLYLFSGIAGIFAEGGLSSALIQQQDTTLVDESTVFWLNAGLGTTVAGLFFLSGPLIADLYGVPVLEPLAGVMALTVLAGAIGAVPRALFTKTMNFRPLVVVSIGSAILSGGIAVWLAWQGWGVWALAMQAFVAAAVTTLLTWVVSPWRPAFVVSLASARRLFGFGGYILASALLETVYSRIYTVLVGVFYGVTALGYYTRADTTAQTPATILNSIIARVAFPHFSRLAAVDSIRLKENFRSALLGSMLIHAPAMLGLAAVAEPLVLSLFGEKWLPSAPFLQVLCLASLLMPMHVLNLQALLALGRADLFFRLEVIKKIIGIIILLGASQFGPIGIAWGMVAVGIASFFINTHYLSQLAGYGALAQLRDVTSIVLLAAAMAIMVAFLVAQAKAVPPVASLLIGISSGTVVFLFVVIVLNVGGGATIAKRLLTNIKRIKHS; encoded by the coding sequence ATGCCTGACAAGGCGAATGCGATTTCTGCAACAGTTTGGAGTGCGGCAGACATACTACTGCGGCAGGGAGTGCAGTTCGGCATCTCGATCGTTCTCGCCCGGCTCTTGTCGCCGGAAGCCTTCGGCACCATCGCGCTCCTCTATCTGTTCTCGGGCATCGCGGGAATTTTTGCAGAAGGTGGCCTGTCCAGCGCGCTCATCCAGCAGCAGGACACCACGCTTGTCGACGAGTCGACCGTTTTCTGGTTGAACGCTGGGCTAGGAACCACAGTCGCTGGACTTTTTTTCCTGTCCGGACCATTAATTGCAGATCTGTACGGCGTCCCCGTTCTTGAACCGCTCGCGGGAGTGATGGCACTGACAGTTCTCGCCGGCGCCATCGGCGCCGTGCCGCGTGCCCTCTTCACGAAGACGATGAACTTCCGGCCGTTGGTGGTCGTCAGCATCGGGTCGGCCATCCTGTCCGGGGGCATCGCCGTCTGGCTGGCCTGGCAGGGTTGGGGGGTTTGGGCGCTGGCGATGCAGGCATTCGTAGCCGCCGCCGTAACGACACTTTTGACATGGGTGGTCAGCCCTTGGCGTCCCGCATTCGTAGTGAGCTTGGCTAGCGCACGCCGGCTGTTCGGATTTGGTGGATATATATTGGCCTCAGCCTTGCTCGAAACGGTCTATAGCCGCATCTATACCGTTCTTGTGGGGGTCTTTTACGGCGTCACGGCGCTCGGCTACTATACACGAGCGGATACCACCGCTCAGACGCCAGCGACCATCCTCAATAGCATCATCGCTCGCGTTGCTTTTCCGCATTTCTCACGCCTGGCCGCAGTCGATAGCATTCGCTTGAAAGAGAACTTCCGTTCCGCCCTTCTGGGGAGCATGCTGATCCACGCACCAGCGATGCTCGGCTTAGCCGCCGTCGCCGAGCCGCTTGTGCTCTCCCTGTTTGGCGAGAAGTGGCTACCGAGTGCTCCTTTCCTCCAGGTATTGTGCTTGGCAAGCCTTCTGATGCCGATGCATGTTCTGAATCTTCAAGCGCTGCTGGCGCTTGGCCGCGCTGACCTCTTCTTCAGATTGGAGGTGATCAAGAAAATAATAGGTATCATCATTCTGCTCGGTGCATCCCAGTTCGGACCAATAGGGATCGCTTGGGGAATGGTCGCGGTTGGAATAGCCAGCTTCTTCATAAACACGCATTATCTATCTCAGTTAGCGGGTTACGGAGCGTTGGCGCAGCTGCGCGACGTCACTTCGATAGTCCTGTTAGCAGCAGCTATGGCAATTATGGTTGCATTTCTCGTCGCTCAGGCCAAGGCAGTCCCTCCAGTGGCGAGCCTTCTAATCGGTATCTCCAGCGGCACCGTAGTGTTCTTATTTGTGGTTATTGTTCTGAATGTTGGAGGCGGGGCAACTATCGCAAAGCGGTTGTTGACTAATATCAAACGTATTAAGCATTCATGA
- a CDS encoding DegT/DnrJ/EryC1/StrS family aminotransferase gives MLDRTSPRQASSGKTIRSPADLAINGAPPAFAEPLHVGKPNVGDRAAFMRMADAMFDSGRLANGGPLVEELERRLAEHLGVRHCLAICNGTVALEIAIRALDLSGEVIVPSYTFVATAHALYWQGITPVFADIDPDTHNLSPAAVRRMISSRTTGILGVHLWGRGAPVDELQAIADEHGLKLMFDAAHAFGCSQGGRKIGGFGSAEVFSFHATKFFNTFEGGAIATNDDELAQRMRLMRNFGFAGFDNVIHPGTNGKMTEICAAMGLVNLDGIETVIATNRRNHAAYSEAICQLPGLSILPYDAEEAGNYQYVVMEVGPNCPVTRDAIVAALQAENVLARRYFWPGVHRMQPYRDLFPNAGALLPQTQVVADRVVVLPTGTAVTPEDCRVIAAIVEITERA, from the coding sequence ATGCTCGATAGGACCTCGCCCCGGCAGGCTTCTTCCGGAAAGACCATCCGCTCACCGGCCGATCTCGCGATCAACGGCGCGCCGCCGGCCTTCGCGGAGCCGCTGCATGTCGGCAAGCCGAATGTCGGCGACCGCGCGGCCTTCATGCGCATGGCCGACGCCATGTTCGACAGCGGCCGGCTCGCCAATGGCGGGCCGCTGGTGGAGGAGTTGGAGCGACGGCTGGCCGAGCATCTCGGCGTGCGCCACTGCCTGGCGATCTGCAACGGCACGGTGGCGCTGGAGATCGCGATCCGGGCGCTCGATCTCTCCGGCGAGGTGATCGTTCCCTCCTACACCTTCGTTGCCACCGCGCATGCGCTCTACTGGCAGGGCATCACGCCGGTATTCGCCGACATCGACCCCGATACCCACAACCTCTCGCCCGCGGCCGTGCGGCGGATGATCTCCTCGCGCACCACCGGCATTCTCGGCGTGCATCTGTGGGGGCGCGGCGCGCCGGTCGACGAATTGCAGGCGATCGCCGACGAGCACGGGCTGAAACTGATGTTCGACGCCGCGCATGCCTTCGGCTGCAGCCAGGGCGGACGGAAGATCGGCGGCTTCGGCTCGGCCGAGGTGTTCAGCTTCCACGCGACGAAGTTCTTCAACACCTTCGAGGGCGGCGCCATCGCCACCAATGACGACGAACTGGCGCAGCGCATGCGGCTGATGCGCAATTTCGGCTTCGCGGGCTTCGACAACGTGATCCATCCCGGCACCAACGGCAAGATGACGGAGATCTGCGCGGCGATGGGCCTGGTCAACCTCGACGGCATAGAGACCGTGATCGCCACCAATCGACGCAACCACGCGGCCTACAGCGAAGCGATCTGCCAACTGCCCGGCCTGTCGATCCTTCCCTATGACGCGGAAGAGGCCGGCAACTACCAGTATGTCGTGATGGAAGTGGGACCGAACTGCCCGGTGACGCGGGACGCCATCGTGGCGGCGCTGCAGGCCGAAAACGTGCTCGCCCGACGCTACTTCTGGCCCGGCGTGCACCGGATGCAGCCCTACCGGGACCTTTTCCCCAATGCGGGGGCGCTCCTGCCGCAAACGCAGGTGGTGGCCGATCGCGTGGTGGTGCTGCCGACCGGCACGGCGGTCACGCCGGAGGACTGCCGCGTGATTGCGGCGATCGTGGAGATAACTGAAAGGGCTTGA
- a CDS encoding DUF2793 domain-containing protein, producing MTTESTSLLHLPYIMPSQAQKHVTHNEALRRLDALVQIGVESRAQAAPPAPAAEGARYIVPAEPGGAWGGPAGAIAARQDGAWAFYPAAEGWLAYVRDEALLLVRRDGAWHPAVNIEETPRLGIATAADDTNRLAVSAAATLLSHAGGGHQLKINKNAAGDTAALLFQTGWSGRAELGLPGGDDFTLKVSSDGSAWTEAMRVDRASGAVSFPATGPAGVVKAADSVAWTGAHSFAQPVKLGASTTPNVPLTVSGSVGGSDGAFHVYNTLSAAYVGCFQAYAPNLIGGQQAYCTIGKVASLYNRAAFAYTHVADGSAANRFSIGFFGADNLFNVQAGGNVGIGTTAPTARLHVAGTVRIGTFTIAGLPGAAAAGAGALAYVSDAAGGPALACSDGASWRVLAALGAPVI from the coding sequence ATGACCACCGAATCGACCAGCCTGCTCCACCTTCCCTACATCATGCCCTCGCAGGCACAGAAGCACGTCACCCACAACGAGGCGCTGCGCCGGCTGGATGCGCTGGTGCAGATCGGCGTCGAAAGCCGCGCGCAGGCCGCGCCCCCCGCCCCGGCGGCAGAGGGTGCGCGCTACATCGTCCCGGCGGAGCCCGGCGGCGCGTGGGGAGGGCCGGCCGGCGCCATCGCCGCCCGGCAGGACGGTGCCTGGGCCTTCTATCCGGCGGCCGAAGGCTGGCTCGCCTATGTTCGCGACGAGGCGCTGCTGCTCGTGCGCCGCGACGGGGCCTGGCACCCGGCCGTGAACATCGAGGAGACACCGCGGCTCGGCATCGCGACCGCGGCCGACGACACCAACCGCCTCGCCGTCAGCGCGGCGGCGACGCTGCTCAGCCATGCCGGCGGCGGCCACCAGCTGAAGATCAACAAGAATGCGGCGGGCGATACGGCCGCGCTGCTGTTCCAGACCGGCTGGAGCGGCCGTGCCGAGCTGGGCCTGCCCGGCGGCGACGACTTCACGCTGAAGGTCAGTTCCGACGGCAGCGCCTGGACCGAGGCGATGCGGGTCGACCGCGCCAGCGGCGCCGTGTCCTTCCCGGCCACCGGGCCGGCAGGCGTGGTGAAGGCGGCCGACAGCGTGGCCTGGACGGGCGCGCATTCCTTCGCCCAGCCGGTGAAGCTCGGCGCCTCCACAACGCCCAACGTGCCGCTCACCGTGTCGGGCTCGGTCGGCGGCTCCGACGGTGCGTTCCATGTCTACAACACGCTGTCGGCGGCCTATGTCGGCTGCTTCCAGGCCTATGCGCCCAATCTCATCGGCGGCCAGCAGGCCTATTGCACCATCGGCAAGGTCGCCTCGCTCTACAACCGGGCGGCCTTCGCCTATACGCATGTCGCCGACGGCAGCGCGGCCAACCGCTTCTCCATCGGCTTCTTCGGCGCCGACAATCTGTTCAACGTCCAGGCCGGCGGCAATGTCGGCATCGGCACCACGGCGCCCACGGCCAGGCTGCACGTCGCTGGCACGGTCCGCATCGGCACGTTCACGATCGCCGGCCTGCCCGGTGCAGCGGCTGCGGGAGCCGGTGCGCTTGCCTATGTGTCGGATGCGGCCGGCGGCCCCGCCCTCGCCTGCTCCGACGGTGCGTCGTGGCGCGTCCTTGCAGCGCTCGGCGCGCCGGTGATCTGA
- a CDS encoding class I SAM-dependent methyltransferase, with amino-acid sequence MHRPAQSVVRRKSGTMQATSDPQSLYAGYEEWKGWHRPFTFTDDDSRYFAGEMRGIDVAGKRVLEIGFGSGSFLAWARARGAEVAGIEIIESLLEAARREGVELIDPAIEDIAGDHAGQFDVIVAFDVFEHFPLDVVVSRLAAARTMLKPGGHLVLRFPNAQSPFGLPPQNGDPTHRSALSRSVFEQLCQAIPFEFVRYTPSYRASGKGIAKRIVRGLRGALRDGISWLLNFVYASNIPWDSVVVLVLRKPA; translated from the coding sequence TTGCACCGTCCGGCGCAGTCGGTCGTAAGGCGGAAGAGCGGTACCATGCAAGCGACCAGTGATCCCCAGAGCCTCTACGCCGGATACGAAGAGTGGAAGGGCTGGCACCGGCCGTTCACCTTCACCGATGATGACAGCCGCTATTTCGCCGGCGAAATGCGCGGGATCGACGTTGCGGGGAAGCGGGTGCTGGAGATCGGGTTCGGGTCCGGCTCGTTCCTCGCATGGGCGCGGGCACGGGGAGCGGAGGTCGCGGGGATCGAAATCATCGAGAGCTTGCTCGAGGCTGCCCGACGAGAGGGCGTGGAACTGATAGACCCGGCGATCGAGGACATCGCCGGCGACCATGCCGGTCAGTTCGACGTGATCGTCGCCTTCGACGTGTTCGAGCATTTTCCGCTGGATGTCGTGGTCTCGCGCCTCGCGGCGGCCCGAACGATGCTGAAGCCCGGCGGGCACCTCGTGCTGCGTTTTCCGAATGCGCAGAGCCCGTTCGGCCTGCCTCCGCAGAACGGCGACCCCACCCATCGCAGCGCGCTTTCGCGATCGGTCTTCGAGCAGCTCTGCCAGGCCATTCCCTTCGAATTCGTTCGGTATACGCCTTCTTACCGGGCGTCCGGGAAGGGGATCGCGAAACGGATCGTTCGCGGGCTTCGCGGCGCGTTGCGCGACGGAATCTCTTGGCTGCTGAACTTCGTCTATGCCAGCAATATCCCCTGGGACTCCGTGGTTGTGCTCGTGCTCCGGAAGCCCGCTTGA